The proteins below come from a single Conger conger chromosome 10, fConCon1.1, whole genome shotgun sequence genomic window:
- the LOC133138441 gene encoding sodium- and chloride-dependent GABA transporter 2-like translates to MAGPATEIQDRGQWGSKVEFFFAMAGNIIGLGNVWRFPYLCYKNGGGVFLVPYVFFLFTCGIPLFLLETSLGQYTSQGSITCWRKICPIFGGLGYGSQVLVLYGGIYYIIILAWAFFYLFSSLSSQLPWASCGNTWNTDTCTEFGQNSTIDYFAEEATSPVIEFWERRVLGLSAGIEELGTVRWELALCLLLSWIICFFCVWKGVKSTGKVVYFTATFPYLMLVVLLVRGLTLPGAIDGIIFYLYPDPTRLTDPQVWLDAGSQIIYSYGLCNGCLTALGSYNKYNNNCYKDCVYLCLLNSGTSFVAGFAIFSVLGFMAHEQGVDISMVAESGPGLAFIAYPRAVAMMPVPQLWAVFFFIMIILLGLDSQFVSQESLVTSISDMYPSIFQVGHWRKLLLLLISVISFLIGLVMVTEGGLYIFLLFDYYACSGMALLVFAIFESVCIGWIYGARRLYDNIEDMIGYRPWPPIQYCWTYVTPTVYIGTFIASMVKYTPLMFNSTYEYPWWAYVIGGSLTLSSTLMVPLWMGYSISVTPGTLWQKVQVLCTPAPDLSISRTEKGTLCPPTFETFTEMCTLRPHRTPNCPSTMAAHCSTPSTPTSHFQWV, encoded by the exons ATGGCGGGCCCTGCCACTGAAATCCAGGACAGGGGGCAGTGGGGAAGTAAAGTAGAATTCTTCTTTGCCATGGCTGGAAACATTATTGGCTTGGGAAATGTGTGGAGGTTCCCGTACCTGTGCTACAAAAATGGAGGAG GAGTGTTCCTTGTTCCCTATGTCTTCTTCCTTTTCACCTGCGGGATTCCCCTCTTCCTCCTTGAAACCTCGCTGGGACAGTACACGAGTCAGGGGAGCATCACCTGCTGGAGGAAGATCTGCCCCATCTTTGGAG gactgGGCTATGGGAGTCAGGTGCTTGTTTTGTATGGAGGAATTTATTACATCATCATTCTGGCCTGGGCCTTCTTTTACCTGTTCTCCTCGCTCAGCTCACAACTCCCCTGGGCCAGCTGTGGTAACACCTGGAATACAG ACACCTGCACTGAGTTTGGCCAGAACAGCACCATTGACTACTTTGCTGAGGAAGCTACATCCCCTGTGATTGAATTTTGGGA GAGAAGGGTGCTGGGCTTGTCTGCAGGGATAGAGGAGTTGGGAACTGTAAGATGGGAGCTCGCCCTGTGCCTCCTGCTGTCCTGGATCATCTGCTTCTTCTGTGTGTGGAAAGGCGTGAAGTCCACAGGAAAG GTGGTGTACTTCACTGCTACTTTCCCCTACCTGATGTTGGTGGTGCTGCTGGTCCGGGGGCTCACTCTGCCTGGAGCCATAGATGGCATCATCTTTTACCTGTATCCAGACCCAACCCGGCTCACTGACCCTCAG GTGTGGTTGGATGCAGGAAGCCAGATAATCTACTCATATGGACTCTGCAATGGATGCCTTACAGCCTTAGGAAGTTACAATAAATATAACAACAACTGCTACAA AGACTGTGTGTATCTTTGCTTGCTGAACAGTGGGACCAGCTTTGTGGCTGGCTTTGCCATCTTCTCAGTTCTGGGTTTCATGGCCCATGAACAAGGAGTGGACATCTCTATGGTGGCTGAATCAG GGCCCGGCTTGGCCTTCATCGCGTACCCGCGGGCGGTGGCCATGATGCCTGTGCCCCAGCTGTGGGCCGTTTTCTTCTTCATTATGATCATCCTGCTGGGACTCGACAGTCAG TTTGTGAGTCAGGAATCGCTGGTCACTTCCATTTCAGACATGTACCCCTCCATCTTTCAAGTTGGACACTGGCGTAAACTCCTGCTCCTATTAATCAGTGTGATCAGCTTCTTGATTGGCCTGGTGATGGTCACAGAG GGTGGTCTGtacattttcctgttgtttgATTACTATGCCTGCAGTGGAATGGCACTCCTGGTCTTTGCCATCTTTGAGTCGGTCTGCATTGGCTGGATTTATG GTGCTCGCCGGCTGTACGACAACATTGAGGACATGATAGGCTATCGGCCCTGGCCCCCGATACAGTACTGTTGGACCTATGTCACACCCACTGTCTACATC GGTACCTTCATTGCCTCTATGGTGAAGTACACCCCCCTCATGTTTAACAGCACATATGAGTATCCCTGGTGGGCTTACGTGATTGGTGGGTCCCTgactctctcctccaccctcatGGTCCCTCTCTGGATGGGCTATTCCATCAGCGTCACCCCTGGAACATTATGGCAG AAAGTTCAAGTGCTCTGCACCCCAGCCCCTGACCTGTCCATCTCCAGGACGGAAAAGGGGACTCTCTGTCCCCCAACATTCGAGACTTTCACAGAGATGTGCACCCTACGCCCCCACCGGACCCCCAATTGCCCCTCTACAATGGCAGCCCACTGCAGTACACCTTCTACTCCAACAAGCCATTTCCAATGGGTTTAA